The DNA region TAAAGCTTTGAAAAAGCAGACCTAGGTCCCGGGGCAAAGTATATTATCTCAATCTTTTCTTCATATATCACAATCTTTTCGATGAATTTCTTTAGAAAATTTCTCTGCTCAAAAACATTTGAACCAACGAACACCTCTTCCATCTCTTTCCGATAAGACTCCATCATTGACCTGGTAATATAAACGGGCTGTATCCCGGAATTCATTTTCTCATAGTGTGCAATCTCATCCTGGATACTTTCCCTTTGTAATTTAAGCTCCCTAAGACGCTCTGCAATAAGCGACAGGTCTATCTGCCCGCTTTCTATGGCTTCATACTGCCGTCTGGATCTTATCTGGAGGTCTGAAGCCTTCTTTTTAAGTTCCGTGATCTTTCTGCTATGATCAGTTCTGAGGGATTTTGTGGCTTTATTTATACCATTTACCAGTTTTTTCATGTTTGAATCAGAAAACACCAGTTCCTTTACCCGTGAAATAATATCTAAATCAATCTCATCTGCCCGCAGTCTTTTTCCGGGACATACAGACTTACCTTTTCTTGAATAGCACAGGCAGTTATAGTAGGCGTATTTTTTATTTCTCCCATATCCGGTAACTCCATAGGCACTGCCGCATTTACCACAGCTTAAAAGTCCCGATAAAAGGTAAGTACTGGCAGTAACCCTGGCCGGGGTATTTGTTGGCTGTCTTTTC from Actinomycetes bacterium includes:
- a CDS encoding recombinase family protein, which produces MPLKKSGFMGTATLFTINRIYCLNHSEVIDEFYSAVLAQETLRGMIENARKGYRNGGYPLYGYKNVKVFDDRGNPKTKYGVNEDEARVVKTIFNLYANGNGLKKIVMELIKMGLKPRSGSYWGKSTIANILRNETYIGWTVFNKRDKKTMGSKFKPKSEWVIIKDTHEPIISEELFNRVQDLIKKRQPTNTPARVTASTYLLSGLLSCGKCGSAYGVTGYGRNKKYAYYNCLCYSRKGKSVCPGKRLRADEIDLDIISRVKELVFSDSNMKKLVNGINKATKSLRTDHSRKITELKKKASDLQIRSRRQYEAIESGQIDLSLIAERLRELKLQRESIQDEIAHYEKMNSGIQPVYITRSMMESYRKEMEEVFVGSNVFEQRNFLKKFIEKIVIYEEKIEIIYFAPGPRSAFSKL